The following are encoded together in the Petrotoga olearia DSM 13574 genome:
- a CDS encoding aminotransferase class I/II-fold pyridoxal phosphate-dependent enzyme, with amino-acid sequence MNFSTKIESVQPSATIELNSKAIELQNKGYEIVRLTAGEPDFDTPEPIINAAYQAMKEGKTKYTDNKGIKELRQKIAQYTNKKYSTNYKENNIIVTNGGKQSLFNALLLITNPGDEIIVIDPSWVVLDHN; translated from the coding sequence ATGAACTTTTCTACTAAAATAGAGTCAGTACAACCATCCGCAACTATTGAATTAAACTCAAAAGCCATAGAACTACAAAACAAAGGATACGAAATTGTCAGGTTAACGGCAGGAGAACCTGATTTTGACACTCCTGAGCCTATAATTAACGCAGCTTACCAAGCTATGAAAGAAGGAAAAACCAAATACACAGACAACAAGGGAATAAAAGAACTCAGACAAAAGATAGCTCAATATACAAACAAAAAATACTCAACTAATTACAAAGAGAACAATATTATAGTAACTAATGGTGGAAAACAATCATTATTCAACGCACTTTTATTGATAACAAACCCAGGCGATGAAATAATCGTTATCGATCCATCTTGGGTCGTGTTAGATCATAATTAA
- the arsB gene encoding ACR3 family arsenite efflux transporter codes for MKKSENTGISFFEKYLTVWVILCMIAGVLIGRFLPGIPAFLGRFEYANVSIPIAILIWLMIYPMMLKVDFQSIKNVGKNPKGLFVTWVINWLIKPFTMFGIAWLFFFVIFKALIPPELAKEYLAGAILLGAAPCTAMVFVWSHLTNGNAAYTVVQVATNDLIILVAFTPIVAFLLGVGGVSIPWDTLILSVVLFVVIPLVGGVITRNYITRKHGLEYLQNQFIPKFGNVTTIGLLLTLVIIFSFQGDVILANPLHIILIAIPLIIQTFLVFFIAYFSSKALKLPHDIAAPASMIGASNFFELAVAVAISLFGTQSPAALATIVGVLTEVPVMLMLVKIANNTKDWFKYA; via the coding sequence ATGAAAAAAAGCGAAAATACAGGGATCAGTTTTTTTGAAAAATATCTTACAGTGTGGGTTATCTTGTGCATGATTGCAGGTGTACTGATTGGTAGATTCCTCCCTGGAATTCCTGCGTTTCTCGGACGCTTCGAGTATGCCAATGTATCCATACCGATTGCCATACTCATCTGGCTTATGATCTATCCCATGATGCTGAAGGTCGATTTTCAAAGTATTAAGAACGTGGGCAAAAATCCAAAAGGGCTTTTTGTAACATGGGTGATAAACTGGCTCATCAAGCCTTTTACCATGTTCGGAATCGCCTGGTTGTTTTTCTTTGTGATTTTCAAAGCACTTATCCCCCCAGAGCTAGCTAAGGAGTATCTGGCAGGGGCTATACTTTTGGGAGCTGCTCCATGTACTGCAATGGTATTCGTATGGAGTCATCTAACAAATGGCAATGCAGCATATACTGTTGTGCAGGTTGCAACTAATGATTTGATTATCCTTGTAGCCTTCACTCCGATAGTGGCATTTCTGCTTGGTGTAGGAGGAGTATCTATTCCATGGGACACGTTAATTCTCTCGGTAGTTTTGTTCGTTGTCATTCCACTTGTAGGTGGAGTGATAACTCGCAACTATATCACCCGTAAGCATGGTCTAGAATATCTTCAGAACCAATTTATTCCGAAGTTTGGAAATGTCACAACCATTGGACTTCTTTTAACATTAGTCATCATTTTTTCATTCCAGGGCGATGTTATTCTTGCTAACCCTCTACACATAATTTTGATTGCAATACCTCTGATCATACAAACATTCCTTGTTTTTTTCATCGCTTATTTTTCGAGTAAGGCGTTAAAACTGCCGCACGATATTGCAGCACCAGCTAGTATGATTGGTGCGTCAAATTTCTTTGAACTTGCTGTTGCTGTGGCGATCTCTCTTTTCGGTACACAAAGTCCTGCCGCTCTTGCTACCATAGTGGGTGTTCTAACTGAGGTACCTGTTATGTTGATGCTCGTAAAGATTGCAAATAATACAAAAGATTGGTTCAAGTATGCGTAA
- a CDS encoding ArsR/SmtB family transcription factor, which produces MATVYEEQAKVFKAFCDETRLRILQLLRSGEKCACVLQEQLNLRQSGLSYHMKILVESGVVESRKEGKWTYYTISEKGSEYAATLLKRLTTPKAIAKGNKCCKTKPSNDNFKAEKHIEII; this is translated from the coding sequence TTGGCAACTGTTTATGAGGAACAGGCAAAGGTATTTAAAGCGTTTTGCGATGAAACACGTCTGCGAATACTCCAACTACTTCGCAGCGGTGAAAAGTGTGCATGTGTTTTGCAAGAACAGCTGAACTTGAGGCAGTCGGGACTTTCCTACCATATGAAGATTCTGGTTGAATCAGGTGTTGTTGAGAGTAGGAAGGAAGGGAAATGGACGTACTACACAATTAGTGAAAAGGGCAGTGAGTATGCCGCTACTTTGCTCAAAAGGTTAACAACCCCTAAAGCGATTGCAAAAGGAAACAAATGCTGCAAAACCAAACCATCTAATGATAACTTTAAAGCAGAAAAACACATTGAAATTATTTGA